One stretch of Streptomyces sp. R21 DNA includes these proteins:
- a CDS encoding SAM-dependent methyltransferase — translation MTGQAPIEIDTSKPHPARMYDWFLGGKDNYPVDEEMGRQLVALEPRVPAMAQVNRAFMHRATRWLAMNGVRQFLDIGTGIPTEPNLHQIAQQVAPDARVVYCDNDPIVLAHAEALLRSTPEGVTEYLQADVREPATIIEEARKVLDFTQPVALSLIALLHFIADEDGAYELVEKLLAELPSGSYLMLSHASDETDPEKGAKAMAIYRARGMTLALRDGEQIGRFFDGLELVDPGVALAVDWKPELGEIVEYGGEGPVPGYGAVGRKP, via the coding sequence ATGACCGGGCAGGCGCCCATCGAGATCGACACGAGCAAGCCCCATCCCGCGCGGATGTACGACTGGTTCCTGGGCGGCAAGGACAACTACCCCGTCGACGAGGAGATGGGCAGACAACTGGTCGCCCTCGAACCGCGGGTCCCGGCGATGGCGCAGGTCAACCGCGCGTTCATGCACCGAGCCACCCGCTGGCTGGCGATGAACGGCGTACGGCAGTTCCTGGACATCGGCACCGGTATCCCGACCGAGCCCAACCTGCACCAGATCGCCCAGCAGGTCGCGCCGGACGCCCGCGTCGTCTACTGCGACAACGACCCCATCGTGCTGGCCCACGCCGAGGCCCTGCTGCGCAGCACGCCCGAGGGGGTCACGGAGTACCTCCAGGCCGATGTGCGGGAACCGGCCACCATCATCGAAGAGGCCAGGAAGGTCCTGGACTTCACCCAGCCCGTCGCGCTGTCGCTCATCGCCCTGCTGCACTTCATCGCCGACGAGGACGGCGCGTACGAACTCGTCGAGAAGCTGCTGGCCGAACTGCCGTCCGGCAGCTACCTGATGCTCTCGCACGCCTCGGACGAGACCGACCCGGAGAAGGGCGCGAAGGCGATGGCGATCTACCGCGCCCGCGGCATGACCCTGGCGCTGCGCGACGGCGAGCAGATCGGCCGCTTCTTCGACGGTCTCGAACTCGTCGACCCCGGCGTCGCGTTGGCCGTCGACTGGAAGCCGGAACTCGGCGAGATCGTCGAGTACGGGGGCGAGGGGCCCGTACCGGGGTACGGGGCGGTGGGGCGCAAGCCCTGA
- a CDS encoding glutamate synthase subunit beta, protein MADPKGFLTTPREEYPRRPVEERVRDWNEVYVPGALLPIVSRQADRCMDCGIPFCHGACPLGNLIPEWNDLVSREDWRAASDRLHATNNFPEFTGRLCPAPCEAGCVLAINQPAVTIKNVEVAIADRAWADGFTPPRPPDRLTGRTVAVIGSGPTGLAAAQQLTRVGHTVAVYERSDRIGGLLRYGIPAFKMEKRHLDRRLEQMRAEGTKFRTSTVIGRDIGAADLRARYDAVVLAVGATAWRELPVPGRELTGIHQAMEYLPFADRVCEGDLDESPLSAAGKHVVIVGGGDTGADCLGTAVREGAKSVTQLDIYPLPAAERDEDIEPWPTYPKVYRLSAAHEEARDLETAPAADADARLFAASTLRLTGDETGRVNALHLVEVDGRRHPIPGSERTLPADLVLLALGFSGPDRHDGLIDQLGLTLDARGTIARDTDFATNVPGVYVAGDAARGASLIVWAIAEGRAVAAAVDRHLTGHARLPAPIGPYDRPMTA, encoded by the coding sequence ATGGCCGATCCCAAGGGTTTTCTCACCACACCCCGCGAGGAGTACCCGCGCCGGCCCGTCGAGGAGCGGGTGCGTGACTGGAACGAGGTGTACGTCCCCGGGGCGCTGCTGCCGATCGTCAGCAGGCAGGCCGACCGCTGCATGGACTGCGGGATCCCGTTCTGCCACGGCGCCTGCCCGCTGGGCAATCTGATCCCCGAGTGGAACGACCTGGTCTCCCGGGAGGACTGGCGGGCGGCGAGCGACCGGCTGCACGCCACGAACAACTTCCCCGAGTTCACCGGGCGGTTGTGTCCCGCCCCGTGCGAGGCGGGCTGCGTCCTCGCGATCAACCAGCCCGCCGTCACCATCAAGAACGTCGAGGTCGCCATCGCCGACCGCGCCTGGGCGGACGGGTTCACGCCGCCGCGCCCGCCGGACCGGCTCACCGGGCGGACGGTCGCCGTGATCGGATCGGGCCCCACCGGCCTTGCCGCGGCACAGCAGTTGACCCGGGTCGGGCACACCGTCGCCGTGTACGAGCGGTCCGACCGCATCGGCGGACTGCTGCGCTACGGCATCCCCGCGTTCAAGATGGAGAAGCGCCACCTCGACCGACGCCTTGAGCAGATGCGGGCGGAGGGCACGAAGTTCAGGACGTCGACAGTGATCGGGCGGGACATCGGGGCCGCCGACCTACGGGCACGCTACGACGCCGTCGTACTGGCCGTGGGCGCCACCGCCTGGCGTGAACTGCCCGTGCCGGGACGCGAACTGACGGGCATTCACCAGGCAATGGAGTACCTGCCGTTCGCCGACCGGGTGTGCGAGGGGGACCTCGATGAGTCCCCGCTGTCGGCCGCCGGAAAGCACGTCGTCATCGTCGGTGGCGGCGACACCGGAGCGGACTGCCTGGGAACGGCGGTGCGCGAGGGCGCCAAGTCCGTGACACAGCTGGACATCTATCCGCTCCCGGCGGCGGAGCGCGACGAGGACATCGAGCCCTGGCCGACGTATCCGAAGGTCTACCGGCTCTCCGCCGCGCACGAGGAGGCCCGCGACCTGGAGACGGCCCCCGCGGCCGACGCGGACGCCCGGCTCTTCGCCGCGTCCACGCTCCGCCTCACCGGCGACGAGACGGGGCGGGTGAACGCGCTGCACCTCGTCGAGGTGGACGGGCGGCGCCACCCGATCCCCGGCTCCGAGCGGACGCTCCCCGCCGACCTCGTACTGCTCGCCCTCGGCTTCTCCGGCCCCGACCGCCACGACGGCCTGATCGACCAGCTCGGCCTCACCCTCGACGCACGCGGCACGATCGCCCGCGACACGGACTTCGCGACCAACGTCCCCGGGGTGTACGTCGCCGGGGACGCGGCCCGCGGCGCCTCCCTCATCGTCTGGGCCATCGCCGAGGGCCGCGCGGTGGCGGCCGCGGTGGACCGCCACCTCACGGGTCACGCACGGCTGCCGGCGCCGATCGGGCCGTACGACCGCCCGATGACGGCGTAA
- a CDS encoding ABC transporter ATP-binding protein, translating to MVGQKKRGEAQPAPSESELLLFGGPLRYDMGWNRHSDAFLELSFRAMVTRLPSLLASSFRLAWKADPRAARVVLAAEVTRGAAQAVSLLAVNSVLGRVMAGGTVEDRLRGAVPALVTVAAVMLLAALLRALSTYATGRLEPKVERVATELYLERAAAVELSAIEDDAFHKLLDTAQYGAASARRMISIATQVVNALISLIAAAGVLTVLHPALLPLLVMMTLPSAWSALTIARRRYESFHAWVQHARAGRLIGQLLTEPAAAPEIRVHGVGPFLLRHFHSMSETAEVEQARLARLAARTGLIAAAWTGLATVATYATLGGLLLAGAMALSVAGTAVIAIRTGSASLDTLVLEVNSLHEEALFVGDLQRLYVEAAERAIPVGGTALPDDPGEIRFENVTFSYPGESTRPALDDVTLSVPLGKIVALVGENGSGKTTLVKLLAGLYAPESGRILWDGVDAAGADRHQLAERIAMVAQDFKRWPFTARVNVAVGRASAPLTDERLVSSVAEAGAEDVVADLPRGLDTLLARGFSGGHELSGGQWQRLGIARAAYRRGRILIVDEPTAALDARAELEVFEKIRALAGTGQTVILITHRLASVRHADLVHVLDQGRLAESGTPDELLATGGIYAELYSLQADQFTAKVPAKVPLKETG from the coding sequence ATGGTGGGACAGAAGAAGCGCGGTGAGGCCCAACCCGCGCCCTCCGAATCGGAGTTACTGCTCTTCGGCGGTCCGCTCCGCTACGACATGGGCTGGAACCGGCACTCCGACGCGTTCCTGGAGCTGAGCTTCCGTGCCATGGTGACGCGGCTGCCGTCGCTGCTCGCGTCCAGTTTCCGGCTCGCCTGGAAGGCGGACCCTCGCGCCGCCCGTGTGGTGCTGGCCGCCGAGGTGACCCGGGGCGCGGCCCAGGCGGTGAGCCTGCTCGCGGTCAACAGTGTGCTGGGCCGGGTGATGGCGGGCGGCACGGTCGAGGACCGGCTGCGTGGCGCGGTCCCGGCGCTGGTCACGGTCGCCGCCGTGATGCTGCTGGCCGCACTGCTGCGGGCGTTGTCGACGTACGCCACCGGCCGCCTGGAACCGAAGGTGGAGCGGGTGGCCACCGAGCTGTATCTGGAGCGGGCGGCGGCCGTGGAGCTGTCCGCGATCGAGGACGACGCCTTCCACAAGCTGCTGGACACGGCTCAGTACGGCGCCGCGTCCGCCCGGCGCATGATCTCGATCGCCACGCAGGTGGTGAACGCGCTGATCTCGCTGATCGCGGCGGCGGGCGTGCTGACCGTGCTGCACCCGGCGCTGCTGCCGCTCCTGGTGATGATGACGCTGCCGAGCGCGTGGAGCGCCCTGACGATCGCCCGGCGCCGCTACGAGTCCTTCCACGCCTGGGTGCAGCACGCCCGGGCCGGCCGTCTCATCGGCCAGCTGCTGACCGAGCCCGCCGCGGCCCCGGAGATCCGCGTGCACGGCGTCGGGCCGTTCCTGCTGCGCCACTTCCACTCGATGTCGGAGACCGCCGAGGTCGAACAGGCCCGCCTGGCCCGGCTGGCGGCCCGTACCGGTCTGATCGCCGCGGCCTGGACGGGCCTCGCCACCGTGGCGACGTACGCGACGCTGGGCGGTCTGCTGCTCGCCGGCGCGATGGCACTCTCCGTCGCCGGCACCGCCGTGATCGCGATCCGCACGGGTTCCGCGAGCCTCGACACACTCGTCCTGGAGGTCAACTCCCTTCATGAGGAAGCCCTGTTCGTGGGTGATCTCCAGCGTCTGTACGTCGAGGCGGCCGAGCGCGCGATCCCGGTGGGCGGCACGGCACTGCCCGACGATCCGGGTGAAATCCGCTTCGAGAACGTCACGTTCAGCTATCCGGGCGAGTCGACCCGGCCCGCGCTCGACGATGTGACACTCAGCGTCCCGCTCGGCAAGATCGTGGCGCTCGTCGGCGAGAACGGCTCGGGCAAGACGACACTGGTCAAGCTGCTCGCGGGCCTGTACGCGCCCGAGAGCGGCCGGATCCTGTGGGACGGCGTCGACGCGGCGGGCGCCGACCGGCACCAACTCGCCGAGCGCATCGCGATGGTGGCGCAGGACTTCAAACGGTGGCCGTTCACGGCCCGGGTCAATGTCGCGGTCGGACGCGCCTCGGCGCCGCTGACCGATGAACGCCTGGTCTCATCGGTCGCCGAGGCCGGTGCGGAGGACGTCGTGGCGGATCTGCCGCGCGGCCTCGACACGCTGCTCGCCCGCGGCTTCAGCGGCGGGCACGAGCTGTCGGGCGGTCAGTGGCAGCGGCTGGGCATCGCGCGCGCCGCGTACCGGCGCGGTCGCATCCTCATCGTGGACGAGCCGACGGCGGCGCTCGACGCCCGGGCCGAGCTGGAGGTCTTCGAGAAGATCCGCGCCCTGGCGGGCACCGGTCAGACGGTCATCCTCATCACGCACCGGCTGGCGTCGGTGCGCCACGCCGATCTCGTGCACGTCCTCGACCAGGGCCGCCTCGCGGAGTCCGGCACCCCGGACGAGCTGCTGGCCACGGGCGGCATCTACGCGGAGCTGTACTCGCTCCAGGCCGACCAGTTCACGGCGAAGGTGCCCGCGAAGGTCCCTTTGAAGGAGACCGGCTGA
- a CDS encoding iron chaperone has product MSSSERSTHEGFTAEERAAMKDHAQELKTAARRGSRADKAAQAEQDVLAKIAEMQDSDRIMAERVHAVITAGAPDLAPKLWYGMPAYALDGKVVCFFQSAEKFKARYATLGFSDLAKLDEGTMWAAGFALTEVTAEVEARIAELVKRALG; this is encoded by the coding sequence ATGAGCAGCAGCGAGAGAAGCACGCACGAGGGGTTCACGGCCGAGGAGCGGGCCGCGATGAAGGACCACGCCCAAGAGCTGAAGACGGCGGCGCGCCGCGGATCGCGCGCGGACAAGGCGGCACAGGCGGAGCAGGACGTACTCGCGAAGATCGCCGAGATGCAGGACTCGGACCGGATCATGGCCGAGCGCGTCCATGCCGTCATCACGGCCGGCGCCCCGGACCTTGCGCCGAAGCTCTGGTACGGGATGCCCGCCTACGCGCTGGACGGCAAGGTCGTCTGTTTCTTCCAGAGCGCGGAGAAGTTCAAGGCGCGCTACGCGACGCTCGGCTTCAGCGACCTGGCGAAGCTGGACGAGGGCACGATGTGGGCGGCCGGGTTCGCCCTGACCGAGGTGACGGCCGAAGTCGAGGCGCGGATCGCCGAGCTCGTGAAGCGGGCGCTGGGCTGA
- a CDS encoding antibiotic biosynthesis monooxygenase, with translation MQTMYVRTIYATGDPAKLDGVLDALRTEAPGLLSQSPGYHRFGLFADRELGKLLMGSWWESESARAESDGRLRERRKQLLSPFADTVTADDWEAVSYTPAPQVKPGMWLRTGQVDFDPSDAASYRQMFDERGRPQLEAVDGAVSATLFLNAAAGRAHVGALFRDRDALAASRGPQSAIRGAFLTKTHATLRSMEEFELITAHRPQA, from the coding sequence ATGCAGACCATGTACGTGCGCACCATCTACGCCACGGGCGACCCGGCCAAGCTCGACGGTGTGCTCGACGCGCTCCGTACCGAGGCCCCCGGGCTGCTCTCCCAGAGCCCCGGCTACCACCGCTTCGGGCTGTTCGCGGACCGTGAGCTCGGCAAGCTCCTCATGGGCTCGTGGTGGGAGAGCGAGAGCGCCCGGGCAGAGAGCGACGGACGGCTGCGCGAGCGCCGCAAGCAGCTGCTGTCGCCCTTCGCGGACACCGTGACCGCCGACGACTGGGAGGCCGTGTCATACACGCCCGCGCCCCAGGTGAAGCCCGGCATGTGGCTGCGGACCGGGCAGGTGGACTTCGACCCGTCCGACGCCGCCTCGTACCGGCAGATGTTCGATGAGCGGGGCCGTCCCCAACTGGAGGCCGTCGACGGTGCGGTCAGCGCGACGCTCTTCCTGAACGCCGCGGCGGGGCGCGCCCATGTCGGCGCGCTGTTCCGCGACAGAGACGCACTGGCCGCGTCGCGAGGGCCGCAGTCGGCGATCCGCGGCGCATTCCTCACGAAGACACACGCCACACTGCGGAGCATGGAGGAGTTCGAGCTGATCACGGCGCACCGGCCGCAGGCCTAG
- a CDS encoding DUF1772 domain-containing protein — MIGGPYFVLTVLGVLGCGIVAGVFCGFSTFVMRGLADLPPAQGVAAMNSINSAAVRPAFMLVFVGSAGLCAVLAVVTFVLLPDEGTVELLLGSALYLVGSFGVTVVANVPRNDALLRMDPGTPEAATYWRSYVREWTMWNHIRTIAAAAAALSYMLALT; from the coding sequence ATGATCGGTGGACCGTACTTCGTGCTGACGGTGCTGGGGGTGCTCGGCTGCGGGATCGTGGCCGGGGTCTTCTGCGGGTTCTCGACGTTCGTGATGAGAGGACTCGCCGACCTGCCGCCCGCGCAGGGGGTCGCCGCCATGAACTCGATCAACTCCGCTGCCGTACGCCCGGCGTTCATGCTCGTGTTCGTGGGGTCGGCCGGACTGTGCGCCGTGCTCGCCGTGGTCACGTTCGTGCTGCTGCCGGACGAGGGGACGGTGGAGCTGCTGCTGGGCAGTGCGCTGTATCTGGTCGGATCGTTCGGGGTGACCGTCGTCGCGAACGTCCCGCGCAACGACGCGCTGCTCAGGATGGACCCGGGCACCCCGGAAGCCGCCACCTACTGGCGGTCGTACGTGCGCGAGTGGACGATGTGGAACCACATCCGCACGATCGCGGCGGCGGCTGCGGCGCTGTCGTACATGCTCGCCCTGACGTGA
- a CDS encoding NAD(P)-dependent oxidoreductase, whose amino-acid sequence MGGIVVFGAGGRAGRAVTAEARGRGLEVTAVVRDPARYPDLAAEGVTVVRGDVTDAGATGAVARGRVAAVHAVSPFSGPEPGFDALDPDFFVKAADALLDGLAEAGVGRLVAVGLFADLLGTDGQPVMDDPVAFPAAIRPFALAHTAGLARLRAAGDGGVDWVVLTPGGGLEQDAPRTGRYRLGGERAPGGAQVLSYADLAVAVLDEIETPTRHRTRVSVLS is encoded by the coding sequence ATGGGCGGGATCGTCGTCTTCGGGGCCGGAGGGCGAGCTGGGCGCGCGGTGACGGCCGAGGCGCGGGGGCGCGGGCTGGAGGTGACGGCCGTGGTGCGGGATCCGGCGCGGTATCCGGATCTCGCGGCGGAGGGGGTGACGGTCGTGCGAGGGGACGTGACCGACGCGGGGGCGACCGGCGCCGTCGCGCGCGGGCGGGTCGCCGCCGTGCACGCCGTGTCGCCGTTCAGCGGGCCGGAGCCGGGCTTCGACGCGCTCGATCCGGACTTCTTCGTCAAGGCGGCGGACGCGCTGCTGGACGGTCTCGCCGAGGCGGGGGTGGGCCGCCTCGTCGCCGTGGGGCTGTTCGCGGACCTCCTGGGGACGGACGGGCAGCCGGTCATGGATGATCCCGTGGCGTTTCCGGCGGCGATACGGCCCTTCGCGCTGGCGCACACGGCGGGGCTCGCGCGGCTGCGGGCAGCCGGGGACGGTGGAGTCGACTGGGTGGTGCTCACGCCGGGCGGAGGCCTGGAGCAGGACGCCCCGCGCACCGGGCGGTATCGCCTCGGCGGCGAGCGGGCGCCCGGCGGGGCGCAGGTGCTGTCGTACGCGGACCTCGCGGTGGCGGTGCTGGACGAGATCGAGACGCCGACACGGCACAGGACGCGGGTGTCGGTGCTCAGCTGA
- a CDS encoding helix-turn-helix transcriptional regulator: MSEPRSAPTVGQVVLGRRLLDLRERAGLKREEAARILRVAPATVRRMEMAEVSLKIPYLQLLLKSYGISDDEAEAFVQLAEEANKPGWWQRFHDILPGWFSMHVSLEGAAALIRSYEPHFVPGLLQTEDYARGVLLSGAIGQTRPEDIERHVALRMQRQDLLTREGAPRFWVVMDETAVRRHVGGPEVMRAQIDKLLDIAKLPNVTLQVAPFAAGPHPGTYGPFVLFRFAMPELPDMVYSEYLTGAVYLDSRSEVATHLEVMDRMAAQAATAHRTKEILTDLRKEL, translated from the coding sequence GTGAGCGAACCGCGGTCCGCGCCGACGGTCGGTCAGGTCGTCCTCGGCCGACGCCTGCTGGACCTGCGGGAACGCGCGGGTCTCAAGCGCGAGGAGGCCGCCCGCATCCTGCGGGTCGCGCCCGCCACGGTCCGGCGTATGGAGATGGCCGAGGTCTCCCTCAAAATTCCGTACCTCCAGCTCCTGCTGAAGTCGTACGGCATCTCCGACGACGAGGCTGAGGCCTTCGTCCAACTGGCGGAGGAGGCCAACAAGCCCGGCTGGTGGCAGCGGTTCCACGACATCCTGCCGGGCTGGTTCTCGATGCACGTCAGCCTGGAGGGCGCGGCCGCGCTCATCCGCTCGTACGAACCCCACTTCGTGCCGGGGCTGTTGCAGACCGAGGACTACGCGCGCGGCGTGCTGTTGTCGGGCGCCATCGGCCAGACCAGGCCCGAGGACATCGAGCGCCATGTGGCGCTGCGCATGCAACGGCAGGACCTGCTCACCCGGGAGGGCGCACCCCGGTTCTGGGTCGTCATGGACGAGACGGCCGTGCGCCGCCACGTCGGCGGCCCGGAGGTGATGCGCGCCCAGATCGACAAATTGCTCGACATCGCGAAGCTGCCCAACGTGACTTTGCAGGTCGCCCCGTTCGCCGCGGGGCCGCACCCGGGTACGTACGGGCCCTTCGTGCTGTTCCGCTTTGCCATGCCGGAACTCCCGGACATGGTCTACAGCGAGTACCTGACCGGCGCGGTCTATCTGGACTCGCGCTCGGAGGTGGCGACCCACCTCGAGGTCATGGACCGCATGGCGGCTCAGGCCGCCACGGCACATCGCACGAAGGAGATCCTCACGGATCTCCGCAAGGAGCTGTGA
- a CDS encoding carboxymuconolactone decarboxylase family protein, with translation MVMTTNTMSTTGATQTTAVRHTINNHSQTRLDFAKAAPKAFRALIGFDAAARQGLDPALVELIQIRASHLNHCAYCLHMHTNDARKAGESEDRLHMVAVWREARHFFTEKECAALALTEAVTLVADGGVPDDVYAQAAAHFGDEELAQVLALIFTINTWNRIALSTAKVAGTDQRK, from the coding sequence ATGGTCATGACGACGAACACGATGAGCACCACGGGCGCGACGCAGACGACGGCCGTCCGGCACACGATCAACAACCACAGCCAGACCCGGCTCGACTTCGCCAAGGCAGCCCCGAAGGCCTTCCGGGCCCTCATCGGCTTCGACGCCGCGGCCCGCCAGGGACTCGACCCCGCCCTCGTCGAACTGATCCAGATCCGCGCCTCGCACCTCAACCACTGCGCGTACTGCCTCCACATGCACACCAACGACGCGCGCAAGGCGGGCGAGAGCGAGGACCGGCTGCACATGGTGGCGGTGTGGCGCGAGGCCCGCCACTTCTTCACGGAGAAGGAGTGCGCGGCCCTCGCCCTCACCGAGGCGGTCACCCTGGTCGCCGACGGCGGCGTCCCGGACGACGTCTACGCGCAGGCCGCCGCCCACTTCGGCGACGAGGAACTGGCCCAGGTGCTGGCCCTGATCTTCACGATCAACACCTGGAACCGGATCGCCCTGTCGACGGCGAAGGTGGCGGGCACGGACCAGCGCAAGTGA
- a CDS encoding DUF4232 domain-containing protein, with protein MRAARKNWKTYALGVAAVAALLSSTACESGGTDDAARSTPSAAASATGSAEPGDGSGISSSSSANSGGSGDSGSSGDSGGAATTACADPDLSITTSLWQHDEGRHLLITATNISDKPCTLYHYPYVSFGADIENPLGPMESKPQAIATIKPKGKAYAGLLLFRPDEKTNTFKSFALGYQDRVPNSGGDAAPLDIAFSDDIDSVAVGPNPLITYWNVDLGAVQNFMIKAGKS; from the coding sequence ATGCGCGCAGCGCGCAAGAACTGGAAGACGTACGCCCTGGGGGTCGCAGCCGTCGCCGCGCTCCTGTCGTCCACGGCCTGCGAGTCGGGCGGTACGGACGACGCCGCGAGATCCACCCCGTCCGCCGCCGCGAGCGCGACCGGCTCGGCCGAGCCCGGCGACGGCTCGGGGATCTCGAGCAGCAGCTCGGCCAATTCCGGCGGGTCGGGCGACTCGGGCAGCTCGGGCGACTCCGGCGGGGCCGCCACCACGGCCTGCGCCGACCCGGACCTCTCGATCACCACGTCGCTCTGGCAGCACGACGAGGGCCGGCACCTCCTCATCACGGCCACCAACATCAGCGACAAGCCCTGCACCCTCTACCACTATCCGTACGTCAGCTTCGGCGCCGACATCGAGAACCCGCTCGGTCCGATGGAGTCCAAGCCGCAGGCGATCGCCACGATCAAACCGAAGGGGAAGGCGTACGCGGGCCTGCTCCTCTTCCGGCCGGACGAGAAGACGAACACCTTCAAGTCGTTCGCCCTCGGCTACCAGGACCGCGTCCCCAACAGCGGCGGCGATGCCGCACCGCTCGACATCGCCTTCTCCGACGACATCGACTCCGTCGCCGTCGGACCCAACCCCCTGATCACCTACTGGAACGTCGACCTCGGCGCGGTCCAGAACTTCATGATCAAGGCGGGCAAGAGCTAG
- a CDS encoding DUF2293 domain-containing protein: MAPLPTPPPRSGLLVFQPVKRRHCAECRGGPLGLLVLENGTPRCLDCADLGHLVFLPRGDTALTRRAREGSALSAVVVRFNRRRSRYERQGVLVEEAARARAEEQCLADAEVRRRRRARDAQRRAAEDVRFTDAFAREIRRLFPGCPADRAQAIAAHASLRGSGRVGRSAAGRALSAAAVTSAVRASVRHTDTPYDQLLMSGVPRHEARRRIAAAVEARLREWEREWGQGWEDGGIAAPA, encoded by the coding sequence ATGGCACCGCTCCCAACTCCCCCGCCCCGCAGCGGCCTTCTCGTCTTCCAGCCCGTCAAGAGACGACACTGCGCCGAGTGCCGGGGCGGGCCGCTGGGGCTGCTGGTGCTGGAGAACGGGACGCCGCGCTGCCTCGACTGTGCCGACCTCGGGCATCTGGTGTTCCTGCCGCGGGGCGACACCGCACTCACGCGGCGGGCGCGGGAGGGCAGTGCGCTGTCGGCGGTGGTGGTGCGGTTCAACCGGCGGCGCAGCCGGTACGAGCGGCAGGGCGTGCTCGTCGAGGAGGCGGCGCGAGCCCGGGCGGAGGAACAGTGCCTGGCGGACGCGGAGGTGCGGCGCCGGCGGCGGGCGCGGGACGCGCAGCGGCGGGCCGCGGAGGACGTGCGGTTCACGGACGCTTTCGCGCGGGAGATCCGGCGGCTGTTTCCCGGTTGTCCGGCCGACCGGGCGCAGGCGATCGCCGCGCACGCCTCGCTGCGCGGCAGCGGTCGCGTCGGGCGCAGCGCCGCCGGCCGCGCCCTGTCCGCGGCCGCGGTGACCTCGGCGGTGCGGGCATCCGTACGCCACACGGACACGCCGTACGACCAGCTGTTGATGAGCGGTGTGCCGCGGCACGAGGCCCGTCGCCGGATCGCGGCGGCGGTGGAGGCGCGACTGCGGGAATGGGAGCGGGAGTGGGGGCAGGGGTGGGAGGACGGCGGGATCGCGGCGCCTGCGTGA
- a CDS encoding DUF397 domain-containing protein, producing MERIKPRIRNGREGRDVRIYNGMPARELGSEGWHKPWSGGNGGNCLEAMKLADGRIAVRQSADPDGPALIYTPGEMTAFIQGAKAGEADFLLS from the coding sequence ATGGAACGCATCAAGCCGCGGATACGCAACGGGCGCGAGGGGCGCGACGTGCGGATCTACAACGGGATGCCTGCACGTGAACTGGGCAGTGAGGGCTGGCACAAGCCGTGGAGCGGTGGCAACGGAGGCAACTGCCTGGAGGCGATGAAGCTCGCCGACGGACGTATCGCGGTCCGGCAGTCCGCGGACCCCGACGGCCCGGCGCTGATCTACACCCCGGGCGAGATGACCGCGTTCATCCAGGGGGCGAAGGCCGGAGAGGCGGACTTCCTGCTGTCCTGA
- a CDS encoding ATP-binding protein, with amino-acid sequence MPSVHGGAIVASVTPSAPLGTDAAEDRSGLRAAPGFSPGAAAERRFRFELAAHPGSVSRARQLTRSRLTGWAVCEDTVDTATLVVSELVTNAIVHSAGEHVVCELHDGDDLVRIAVLDEGCAPDEPHPSPERPEEEHGRGLLLVSALCRAWGAQDTGPGLLVWAELPRGADGTPSGDPAGSSVPSNRDLSCSGDRSHPASADTEARGDLGWSAKKPPADGRGDGTEASRGDGAEASQGNGTEASWGKQATGVSPIEPIEHITENEQIKHSRDWGGA; translated from the coding sequence TTGCCAAGTGTTCACGGCGGGGCGATAGTGGCAAGCGTGACTCCGTCCGCGCCGTTAGGAACAGACGCCGCCGAAGACCGTTCCGGTCTGCGCGCCGCCCCAGGGTTCAGCCCCGGCGCGGCCGCCGAACGCCGGTTCCGCTTCGAGCTGGCCGCCCATCCGGGCTCCGTCTCCCGGGCACGGCAGCTGACGCGCTCCAGACTGACCGGCTGGGCGGTGTGCGAGGACACCGTCGACACAGCCACCCTGGTCGTCTCCGAGCTGGTCACCAACGCGATCGTGCACAGCGCCGGCGAGCACGTCGTCTGCGAGCTGCACGACGGGGACGACCTGGTACGGATCGCCGTACTCGACGAGGGATGCGCTCCCGATGAGCCGCACCCCTCTCCAGAGCGTCCCGAGGAGGAGCACGGGAGGGGATTGCTCCTCGTCTCGGCCCTGTGCAGGGCATGGGGGGCCCAGGACACCGGGCCGGGACTGCTGGTCTGGGCGGAGCTGCCGCGCGGGGCGGACGGGACTCCCTCCGGGGATCCGGCCGGCTCGTCGGTGCCGTCCAACCGGGACCTGTCGTGTTCCGGCGACAGGTCCCACCCGGCGTCCGCCGACACCGAAGCCCGGGGCGACCTCGGGTGGAGCGCGAAGAAGCCGCCGGCCGACGGGCGGGGGGACGGGACGGAAGCCTCCCGCGGCGATGGCGCGGAAGCGTCCCAGGGAAACGGGACGGAAGCGTCCTGGGGCAAGCAGGCCACGGGGGTCTCCCCGATCGAGCCGATCGAGCACATCACGGAGAACGAGCAGATCAAGCACAGCCGGGATTGGGGAGGCGCGTGA